The stretch of DNA TATCAATCGAAACAGAGCTAGCTCCAGACGCTTTTTGAAATGCTAATTTAGTAATGTTTCCTGCATAACCAATTTCGGAAGAAGTATAGATTATTTCGGAAGTAGAATAGGTGTAATAACGGTTGATTGGAGCTAAATCACTAGAGTTAGCAGTACTAGTCCCTATAGTAACTACATTTTGTGCAACGACTGACTGAAAGCAAGTCAGTAAGTAACTAATTACAAATAAAAGGTATGTGTTTTTTTTCATTTTATAAACTATATTTTATGTTTATTTAGACTAAGAATAAATAAAAACAAATGTAGAATTATTCAACCATTTTTTATAGTTTTGGCCGCAGAAAAGGAATTATTCCTAAAAAGACAACTTCAGACCTTAGATTATTTTTAGGGTCTATTTAATATTTTTTTATGCCAAAGATTAGCCTTGTATGTTTGCTTTTAGTGAGCAGCATTTTTTTATTGAGTTGGAGAAACCAAGAAGAGCAACCATGGACAGGAGAGGACAACCTCTATGATGTCTTATGGGATTTGGGAGCTCCCAAACCACCACATTATATTCAACCTAGTCCAGAACAAATCAAGCAAGGAGAGGAAATTGTCAAAAATGGTCGCACAAAGGATGCAAAAGGAAAAAGAACCACCTATGTTAGTAAATACTATGTCTGTACGACTTGTCATAATATAGAACGAGAAAACCCTGATTTGACGATCAGCGATCCTGAAACACGATTGGATTATGCGATAGAACACAAGTTGCCTTTTTTGCAGGGCTCAACCTTCAAGGGAATTGTCAATAGAGAAAGTTGGTACAATGATGATTATGTAAAAAAATACGGTTCAGAAAAGATAAAGACCGCACATAAAGACCTCCGAAAATCAATTCAATTATGCGCTATTGAATGTTCTCAAGGACGTTTAATGAAGGGATGGGAAGTAGAGGCCGTATTGGCGTATTATTGGTCTTTGCAATGGAAAATGGGCGATTTGGATCTTTCTGAGCAGGATTGGCAATATCTCAATGGCAACGATGACAAACCAAGCAAAATAAAATGGTTAAAGCGCCAATACCTCCAGCAATCGCCAGCTCATTTTTATGGTCCCCCAAAAAATCTAAAAAAAGGCTATGAAAATACCCAAAAAGGAGACCCTAAAAAGGGAAAAGCAATTTATGAATTAAGTTGTTTGTGGTGCCACAATGAAAAAGGCGTATCTCATTATCTGTTGGATAATACCTCAATTAGCTTGCAAAATTTGCGTTCTAATCTATACAAAAATTCCCATTTTTCACTCTATTATATTATTGCCTATGGCACGTATTCTTTACCAGGTCATCGTCCTTATATGCCCCATTATCCCATCGAACGCCTGAATAAGCAGCAAGTCGAAGATTTAAAGTCATATATTTTAAAAAAGTAACAATGCAAAAAAAAGTAATTTTTCTATCCTTAGCTACTCTTTTACTTATACTAAGTTTGGATGCCTGTAAGCATAAGCCTATTTATCCAGACCCTGATCCAACAGGAGGAGGTAATAATACTTCTACAGGAACAGGAACAGGAACAGGAACTGGGACTGGGACTGGAACAGGGACGGGAATTGTACATCCTTGTGATCCTGATACCGTTTATTTTGAACGCCAAATATTGCCTTTAATTGTCTCCAATTGCTCTATGAGTGGTTGCCATGACGTACAATCTCATGCTGATGGTATTGTATTGACGAATTATCAAAACATTAGATCGGAAGTAGAACCTTATGATCCTTGGGACAGCGAACTTTTTGAATGTCTTTATGATACGGATGATTTGATGCCTCCGCCTCCTAGAGCTCCTTTGTCTACAAGCGATAAAGATTTGATTAAAAAATGGATCAATCAAGGAGCGCAAAATCTTTTTTGTGAAGAGAGTTGTGACACCTTAACGATTTCTTTTGCACAGGATATAGCCCCTATGGTTAGCACCAAATGTACAGGCTGCCACAATGCGACAACTCCTTTAGGGGGCGTAAAACTAGAGAACTATACCGACATTCGAAATAGTGGTTTGGATGGTAGTTTGATGGGAACAATTTTGCACGCAACAGGCTATAATTTGATGCCTCCTTCTGGTGGCGCTTTGCCAAATTGTGAAGTAAATAAACTTAGGAAGTGGATCAATAGTGGAATGCCTAATAATTAATACCAATGAAAAAAAGCACTTATTTTTTTAGTACCCAATTTATACTGGGAAGCCTTTTTATGCTGTCAGGTTGTTATTATGATAATGCAGAAGAATTGTATCCTGTACAAGCTCCCTGCGACACAGAAAATGTCAGTTATAATGATTTTATCGTCCCTTTGTTTGTTCAAGAATGCAATCGTTGCCACAATGCACAAACACCACTTGGCGGAATTAATTTAGAAGATTTTTCACAAGTACAGATAACGGCAAACAATGGCAGCTTGTTAGGTTCT from Aureispira anguillae encodes:
- a CDS encoding c-type cytochrome, with translation MPKISLVCLLLVSSIFLLSWRNQEEQPWTGEDNLYDVLWDLGAPKPPHYIQPSPEQIKQGEEIVKNGRTKDAKGKRTTYVSKYYVCTTCHNIERENPDLTISDPETRLDYAIEHKLPFLQGSTFKGIVNRESWYNDDYVKKYGSEKIKTAHKDLRKSIQLCAIECSQGRLMKGWEVEAVLAYYWSLQWKMGDLDLSEQDWQYLNGNDDKPSKIKWLKRQYLQQSPAHFYGPPKNLKKGYENTQKGDPKKGKAIYELSCLWCHNEKGVSHYLLDNTSISLQNLRSNLYKNSHFSLYYIIAYGTYSLPGHRPYMPHYPIERLNKQQVEDLKSYILKK